The Sesamum indicum cultivar Zhongzhi No. 13 linkage group LG1, S_indicum_v1.0, whole genome shotgun sequence genome includes a window with the following:
- the LOC105169914 gene encoding dol-P-Man:Man(7)GlcNAc(2)-PP-Dol alpha-1,6-mannosyltransferase isoform X3: protein MALNSKFMQLYGYDLLLGSIAAFYVFMAPYTKVEESFNVQAMHDILYHRHQIEKYDHLEFPGVVPRTFIGALFVSILASPFVLAASLLHLPKIYSLYAVRLVLGCIILSTLRLFRIQIRKNFGSQVEVFFVILTALQFHMLFYCTRPLPNILAFGLVNLAYDYWFKGSFYAALNYLIFATIVFRCDILLLVSPLGLELLLSRSISLRKAILSCLVTALFCIGLTILVDSVLWRKLLWPELEVFWFNSVLNRSSEWGTHSFLWYFTSALPRSLLAAYPLFLLGVLLDRRIRFYVIPVLSFVLLYSKLPHKELRFIISSLPIFNLSAAIAASRIYNNRKKSFWKYLHVAMLGLFLISLGCTVLTFMASYENYPSGHALKALHKMGHLTNNSKEVWVHIDTFSAMNGISRFCENNEPWRYSKEEGILLQEFQGRNFTYLLR, encoded by the exons ATGGCTCTCAATTCCAAATTCATGCAACTTTATG GTTATGATCTGTTGTTGGGTTCGATTGCCGCTTTTTATGTGTTCATGGCACCTTACACAAAGGTCGAAGAAAGCTTCAATGTTCAG GCAATGCACGACATATTATATCATCGGCATCAGATAGAGAAG TATGATCACTTGGAATTTCCTGGAGTTGTTCCTCGTACATTTATAG GTGCCCTGTTCGTATCAATTTTAGCCTCTCCATTTGTCCTAGCAGCAAGTTTATTACACTTGCCAAAAATATACAGCCTTTACGCAG TTCGTTTGGTGTTAGGTTGCATTATCCTGTCTACACTGCGCCTCTTCCGCATTCAG ATCCGGAAAAATTTTGGTTCTCAGGTTGAAgtgttttttgtaatattgacTGCTCTTCAGTTTCACATGCTGTTCTACTGCACACGCCCCCTTCCTAACATATTGGCGTTTGGTCTAG TTAACTTGGCGTATGATTATTGGTTTAAGGGAAGTTTTTATGCAGCATTAAACTATTTG ATTTTTGCTACCATCGTTTTCAGATGTGACATCTTGTTACTTGTTTCACCTTTGGGCCTGGAGCTACTGCTG TCTAGGTCAATTTCATTACGAAAAGCTATATTATCCTGCCTAGTAACTGCTTTGTTTTGCATAG GTCTGACAATTCTGGTGGATTCAGTCCTATGGAGGAAGTTGTTGTGGCCTGAACTGGAAGTTTTTTGGTTCAACTCAGTCTTGAATCGGAGTTCTGAATGGGGT ACACATTCATTTCTCTGGTACTTCACATCAGCACTTCCCCGTTCCTTGCTGGCAGCATATCCGCTCTTTCTG CTTGGTGTTTTACTTGACAGAAGGATTCGGTTCTATGTTATTCCTGTTTTATCATTTGTTTTGCTTTATTCAAAACTTCCACATAAG GAACTCCGTTTCATTATTAGCTCTCTTCCTATCTTCAATTTATCAGCTGCAATCGCTGCTAGCAGAAT CTATAACAATAGGAAGAAGAGTTTCTGGAAATATCTTCATGTTGCCATGCTGGGGTTGTTCCTGATCAG TCTAGGGTGTACGGTCTTGACATTTATGGCATCGTACGAGAACTATCCTAGCGGTCATGCCCTAAAAGCTTTGCATAAGATGG GGCATTTAACAAACAATTCAAAGGAAGTGTGGGTTCATATCGACACCTTCTCAGCAATGAATGGAATCTCGCGCTTCTGTGAAAATAATGAACCGTGGCG
- the LOC105169914 gene encoding dol-P-Man:Man(7)GlcNAc(2)-PP-Dol alpha-1,6-mannosyltransferase isoform X4: protein MALNSKFMQLYGYDLLLGSIAAFYVFMAPYTKVEESFNVQAMHDILYHRHQIEKYDHLEFPGVVPRTFIGALFVSILASPFVLAASLLHLPKIYSLYAVRLVLGCIILSTLRLFRIQIRKNFGSQVEVFFVILTALQFHMLFYCTRPLPNILAFGLVNLAYDYWFKGSFYAALNYLIFATIVFRCDILLLVSPLGLELLLSRSISLRKAILSCLVTALFCIGLTILVDSVLWRKLLWPELEVFWFNSVLNRSSEWGTHSFLWYFTSALPRSLLAAYPLFLLGVLLDRRIRFYVIPVLSFVLLYSKLPHKELRFIISSLPIFNLSAAIAASRIYNNRKKSFWKYLHVAMLGLFLISLGCTVLTFMASYENYPSGHALKALHKMGHLTNNSKEVWVHIDTFSAMNGISRFCENNEPWRLLSEGYKNEVSN, encoded by the exons ATGGCTCTCAATTCCAAATTCATGCAACTTTATG GTTATGATCTGTTGTTGGGTTCGATTGCCGCTTTTTATGTGTTCATGGCACCTTACACAAAGGTCGAAGAAAGCTTCAATGTTCAG GCAATGCACGACATATTATATCATCGGCATCAGATAGAGAAG TATGATCACTTGGAATTTCCTGGAGTTGTTCCTCGTACATTTATAG GTGCCCTGTTCGTATCAATTTTAGCCTCTCCATTTGTCCTAGCAGCAAGTTTATTACACTTGCCAAAAATATACAGCCTTTACGCAG TTCGTTTGGTGTTAGGTTGCATTATCCTGTCTACACTGCGCCTCTTCCGCATTCAG ATCCGGAAAAATTTTGGTTCTCAGGTTGAAgtgttttttgtaatattgacTGCTCTTCAGTTTCACATGCTGTTCTACTGCACACGCCCCCTTCCTAACATATTGGCGTTTGGTCTAG TTAACTTGGCGTATGATTATTGGTTTAAGGGAAGTTTTTATGCAGCATTAAACTATTTG ATTTTTGCTACCATCGTTTTCAGATGTGACATCTTGTTACTTGTTTCACCTTTGGGCCTGGAGCTACTGCTG TCTAGGTCAATTTCATTACGAAAAGCTATATTATCCTGCCTAGTAACTGCTTTGTTTTGCATAG GTCTGACAATTCTGGTGGATTCAGTCCTATGGAGGAAGTTGTTGTGGCCTGAACTGGAAGTTTTTTGGTTCAACTCAGTCTTGAATCGGAGTTCTGAATGGGGT ACACATTCATTTCTCTGGTACTTCACATCAGCACTTCCCCGTTCCTTGCTGGCAGCATATCCGCTCTTTCTG CTTGGTGTTTTACTTGACAGAAGGATTCGGTTCTATGTTATTCCTGTTTTATCATTTGTTTTGCTTTATTCAAAACTTCCACATAAG GAACTCCGTTTCATTATTAGCTCTCTTCCTATCTTCAATTTATCAGCTGCAATCGCTGCTAGCAGAAT CTATAACAATAGGAAGAAGAGTTTCTGGAAATATCTTCATGTTGCCATGCTGGGGTTGTTCCTGATCAG TCTAGGGTGTACGGTCTTGACATTTATGGCATCGTACGAGAACTATCCTAGCGGTCATGCCCTAAAAGCTTTGCATAAGATGG GGCATTTAACAAACAATTCAAAGGAAGTGTGGGTTCATATCGACACCTTCTCAGCAATGAATGGAATCTCGCGCTTCTGTGAAAATAATGAACCGTGGCG